The Qipengyuania aurantiaca genome contains the following window.
GGCAAGGGCGGGATCGGTCTCTATCTGCAAGGGGCGGCCCGTCCGGCGCTGGACCTCCGTGATCCAGTCGGGTTTGAGCTTCGCCTTGAGCGCGGGATGCACCGTAAGCAGGGTCACCCCGGCCCCTTCGACCATCTCTGCCCGCCGCAGCGCCATGCGCACTGCCATACCGGTGCGCGAGGTAGCGAACCGGTGGAGCAGCGAGGGGGCTTCCAGCCGCGCGACGATCTGGACGAAGCCGAAGCCGTTCATCGCGGTGCGCTCGTGCGGCCAGCCCGCCAGCGCCTCTTCCAGCGCCGTGTCCACGACCTTGCGGTCGGCCTTGGTTTCGAGGGTCGGGAAGTCGACCCCGATGGAACCGCCCAGATCGAACTGCCGCAAGGCTTCAGCCAGCGGCCCGACAGCGGCGAGTGCCAGCGTGCGCGGGTCGAGAGCGCCGTCGATATCGACAAGGGTCATGGCCGGAGTGACCGCAAAGAGCAGCGAACCGCCGTCGAAGGCGATCTCGCCCGAACTGGCAGCGTGCCAGACTTCTTCCCATGTCCCGGCAGGAAAACGGCGGACGCGCTTCCCGCTTTCGAAAACGTCTTCACCCGTCGTCACGGCCGCGGCGGGCCGCGCGGCAGGCAGCTTGTAGCGCCCTCGCTCGGTCATGGCGGCGCGGGTGACGACGAAGTCGATTGTGGCGCCCTCGCTTGCATCGCGCGGAAGCTTGTCGACCAGCACCTCGCGGCCTTCCGGTGTGGTTGCCGAGCCCCGCGTGCCACGCTTGGCGCTCAGTTTCGCGGCAATCGCTTGTCCCGCGTAAAGCTCGCCCGGCCAGCGGCATTTCGCGGCCAGCACCGTGTCACCGTCGAGCAGGATCGCGCGGGTCTCGCCCACGCCCTCCTCGACCAGCCATTCAGGCAATTGGGAACCCCGCCGCCTTCAGCAGCGCGCGCGTTTCGTACAGCGGCAGGCCGACGACGCCCGAATGGCTGCCCTGGATGCGTGTGACGAGACCTTCGGCAAGACCCTGGATGGCGTAGCCGCCCGCTTTCCCGTCCCATTCGCCGCTGGCGATATAGGCGTCGATCTCTTCTGCGCTCAGCCGTTTGAAGAGGACCACGGTTTCGCTCAGCCGCTCGCGCATTGTGCCGTCGGGCGCGCGCAGGGCAATGGCCGAGAGCACGCGGTGGCGGCGGCCGGACAAAAGTTCAAGACACTGGCGCGCGGTTGCCTCGTCCTCGGCCTTGGGCAGGATGCGGCGACCGGCGGCCACAACCGTATCACCCGCCAGCACGAAGCCCTCTACGCTGGCGGCCGCATCGGCCTTCTCGCGCGCCATGCGTTTGGCATAGTCGCGCGGAAGCTCGCCCTTATGGGGCGTTTCGTCGATGTCGGCAGGGGCGATGGCGTCCGGCGTCAAGCCGAGCCGCGCGATAAGTTCGCGGCGGCGCGGGCTGGCGGATGCGAGGATGAGAGTGGGCTTGCCCACCGGGTCTTACTGCGGACCGGGGCCCTGGCCGGGTCCACCGCGACCGGGCATGAAGCGGTAGGTGATGCGCGCCTTGGTCAGATCGTAGGGCGTCAGCTCGCACAGGACCTCGTCGCCCACAAGCACGCGGATGCGGTTCTTGCGCATCTTGCCCGCCGTGTGGCCGAGCACTTCGTGGCCGTTCTCGAGCTCGACGCGGAACATGGCGTTGGGCAGCAGTTCCACAACGCGCCCGCGCATTTCGAGAAGTTCTTCTTTGGCCATTCGTGTCCTTAAGTCATGCAGTTGGTCGAGTGATGTCGCGCGCCCATAGCGGCAGGCGGGATAAAAGGGAAGAGTCTGGCATTCCCCAACAAGCAAGCCACCTTCC
Protein-coding sequences here:
- the infA gene encoding translation initiation factor IF-1 → MAKEELLEMRGRVVELLPNAMFRVELENGHEVLGHTAGKMRKNRIRVLVGDEVLCELTPYDLTKARITYRFMPGRGGPGQGPGPQ
- a CDS encoding ribonuclease, with product MPEWLVEEGVGETRAILLDGDTVLAAKCRWPGELYAGQAIAAKLSAKRGTRGSATTPEGREVLVDKLPRDASEGATIDFVVTRAAMTERGRYKLPAARPAAAVTTGEDVFESGKRVRRFPAGTWEEVWHAASSGEIAFDGGSLLFAVTPAMTLVDIDGALDPRTLALAAVGPLAEALRQFDLGGSIGVDFPTLETKADRKVVDTALEEALAGWPHERTAMNGFGFVQIVARLEAPSLLHRFATSRTGMAVRMALRRAEMVEGAGVTLLTVHPALKAKLKPDWITEVQRRTGRPLQIETDPALAIEAATAQIVSHE
- a CDS encoding Maf family protein produces the protein MGKPTLILASASPRRRELIARLGLTPDAIAPADIDETPHKGELPRDYAKRMAREKADAAASVEGFVLAGDTVVAAGRRILPKAEDEATARQCLELLSGRRHRVLSAIALRAPDGTMRERLSETVVLFKRLSAEEIDAYIASGEWDGKAGGYAIQGLAEGLVTRIQGSHSGVVGLPLYETRALLKAAGFPIA